The nucleotide sequence TCAtgatttattttctcttttttgaaGAAGTTTATTTGCTTTAATTCAGCTGCGATATGAAGAATATTGTTCTCTTTAGACGTTTTCCGAAAGAGATCAGCTGTTAGACGACCGTGTCCAATGTTTTCCAAGAAGCCAACTTCACCAGTTGCAGCTGCTTCATACAGAGAATATCATGccttccatctctctctcagATTTCCTATGAAGTTTTAGAACCAATCAAATATGGATTATATAATATGTATAACAATTACACAGTTTATATAGAAATCTAATTCAGCTATATAATTAAACCACAATATGAATAATTAAATGAAGTTGAAAATGAAATCACAATAGATATCACTGACTTGTTTTCGGAATATAGAGGCTTACAGTAGCAATCTCTTGAGACAGAAATATATCCCACACTTGTGCAGTAGTTCTTGGACGTCTATCTTGCAGAATACAACTATCTAATCTAAGTTCTTGCACTTGAACTTGGATACTTGCCGAGTTGATGTGTATTTCTTAGTGAAAGAATAGGAAGAGAACGTTGGAATTGAATGATATGCTTAATCCTACGACAATATTTATAATGGCTTAAACCAATAGTTATGACTGTTTGAattcaatcttatcctttcaaAACAGTTGTAACTGTTTCGTAAACAATTGTATCATTTCGTAAAAAACTGAATAGTAAAAACAATAATGTAAATACAATACTTTAGTTTTTAGCCCAAAAGCAACAAGGTGCCCATCTTTGACAGATAATATGCACTCAAATCTAAGGCCCAAGATCCATGACTTTGACTCAATTCTTTTCAAGCAATAAGTGAGAGGACTCACTAATGGTATTGTACATCGTCTAGCACGCCATGCTCTTCACATGGCATTGAACGCTCCTCTCTCAACTTTTaataatcaaattagacacCAGTTAATGGACAAGAATGAAGGACCACAAAGTACGTGCTCTGTAATTAAGTATGAATCCGTGGTTTACTCTCTCACTCTCAGCTTGTCTTGTCTTGCAGTTAAgtcaattaatcaaattaagaaGTAGCCAAAGAAACCCGCGGTTATGTTAAAAATCTCACACGGTTTGTGACCTTTAACTTCAATTTCCTATGACCTTCAACTTCAATTTCATGCATTGACGTTAggaaaaataagataaaaaacttACTGGTTATGAAAGTTTAGAATCTTTCATAACTCACACGGTATGTCCTCCTTAACAACAATTATACAGCTTAATATGAAGGTATTTAGTAGGTGTTTTCTGATGGAAAAGATCGCACCATTGGGTGATTTTCCTCTTGTTGCCCGATGTACCCCAAGAAAACAGCTCACGTGGACGGCACATTGTCTTTTAAGACCGAAAGTTTGACGGCGTTGATCAAACAGACCAATGGTGAACGTTTTGTTACATTTAAGGATGTAAATTGACGAAATTTTAGTTCATAAATGATTCTAAACACGGTTACAAATTTAGGAAGGAATCCTGAAGTTTACTCTAATGAGTAATGTTAGACTCCAAGTATTTCCCAACCCTTTTGCATAGTATCGTTTCTACATTTCTCAATATAATTCATTTCATGCAGAAGCACTTCCAATGTGCTTAAGTGATTATAATTTATAACCCTCCCATAATTACTTGACCATAGACAGATCTCATGTGCAAGTGGTGTAAGACTTGGGACGAGACAAACGCCACTAGTAGAATAATGTAAATAGATgatactagcaataatgtatGCGCGTTGCTGTGGGTGTTAAAACTACTGGATgtaaaaatgtataaaaaacATGAGAATATGGTGTAAAATGATATGTAAGCCAATTTTGTACTGAGAAGGCAGGCACATATCTTAATGAAAGTGAGAAATGATGTCTGAGGATTACATTTAGCATATTTCAGCCATGTTGCAAACTTGGCTAATTGAAAAGCTTCTGAATTTATGGCCTAAATCAGCATCACATcattaaaccacattattaaaTTGGAATTAAAACATTGAAAAACATATGAAGTCATGCCCAACAACATGAAAAGTTTTTAAAATGTAATCTAAACTaatgttttctttcttcctctccctGTTTGTAAGACAGAAGGACAAAGCTTTGCAAAATTCCAACGAATTGTCTCATTTCTTCCCAATAATTATAAATCTATTTTAATCCAACAATTATCAATGCATTTCAAAACTGGAAAAAAGCAGGACATAAAACTTACCGAAAATATAAGAGCAGCGTCACAGGTGCTAGCAAATGTCAGATTTATTAACTGAGCAACCAAAATGCAAAATACTCTTTTAGCCGGGAAAGGTCGAACAGAAAGTATAATCACAGTGAATTCTTGGTCCATTGATTGCAACTTTGGAAATCTTGGAAACCAATTTTATGAGTCTCCTAAAAAAACTCTAGGTTTAAATAGATGCAGAACGGTCGTCGAAGCAGAGAGCACAAAGAAAATTCACGAAATCAGGAATTCTTCTTTGTTTTGGCATTGTTTAGGTTTTTAATCAGATGAAAACGATGTGATCTGTGACATACCTGCAGCTACGTCTGTGTGGTCAATTTTAGTTATGAACATTGGTAAACAAAATATGAGACACTAATCATAAAATTGGGTTAAAAGTGTTATGATATCAATGTAAACTTGTGGTGGAGAATCATGAATAAGAGGGTAAAATGATTGTCAAATTTCAAGCAAAGCATTATTAAATGAGTAGAATAGAAGGTGAAAAAGATTCAAAAGTTGCATTCaaaatggataaaaaaaatgGGAGTAGAGTGGAAGAAGACATGCAACGCAGTCTTATGGTGATTTTTGTTGTAATAATGGGGATAAAGAATGTTGAAAGATGGATAAGATAGAACTCACTTGGTGTAGATAAACAATCATCATTTCCATCTTTCCTTATAAGAGAAATTGGCTGTTACAAATTTATACACAAAGACTTTCTTTGTTTGATGTGCTATTGATGCATGTCAAATTACTTGGTTAACCACTAAAGGGTTTAAGATGGacatccaaaaatataaatgtagATATTTTAAGTAAATATATATTGTCTCCACATGATTTAATTGAAATAAAGGACATGTTAGGAACAACagaattctaaaaaaaattcattgtttGAATGTTGTTTGGGTTAATTAAGGCATGTGGAATGGGTGCATTTTTGGTGACAGTATGTTCACCAATGCTTTGGATGTCCTGGTTAACTCATTAGTGGGGAAAAAGGTAATTGGACATGCGTTCAGAGCAAATGAAATGAAGATAGTGTGTGCATACATTGGTAAAAGCCAATTTCCCTGAAGAGAAGCATTAGTGAAGGTAGAACTTAAACCTAAAACattaaaaaaggtcgtacccagtgcacaaggctcccgctttacgcagggtctgggagaggtgaatgtcggctagtcttacccccatttatggagaggctgcatAAAACAttaacgaaaaaaaattgaaatttctgAGTATTTTGAGATACCGTTGGTAGTTATACAAATGTGTCGACAGAAGAAAcagagcagatgattggctatcAAAACCTAATTTTTAGCAATAAGGAGATTTATATTAATATGTTTTATAAGTATAGACGATCTTTTCATGCATATGTTTTTATGAAGTATTAGATAGATGGCAAATCATTTGTtaaagctgttttttttttttttaaatgttatgCAGCAAGAATGTATGCAGATTATGGAATATGAAATTGGAAAAATGTTGAATCCAATAACGAAGAGAATTTTCTCAGtgcagaaaaaataaaagattgttttaagaaaaaatgtaaaagaaaatggTGAAATTGCGTACCTGAGCTGGAAACGGTTTTAAAGCATGCAGAGCAAAGATGCAAAAAAGGAAGAGGATTGTATgctgaaacaaaaagaaaaccaaattgtTTACATAAAGGAGCAGGCAAAAACTAAAAGAAacgaaattttgaaaattttgtgagGGTGGCTTCCAAATGTTTCAAAATGTCAAAAAGCTGCATCATAATTGGTTAATTTATTATGCAAGCAACAAAAACACTTGGATTGAAACTGATGCAAGGGTTTTATTGCAATGGGGAATAAACGCTGTTCTTTATGTAATTTTGGcattaatcacattgttttttTTGGGTATGGGAAACGTAAATCAAACAGATTTTAAGCAGTTAAATAAGCATCTGGTTAGAAAGGAACTTGTTTAGGGCTTAGATTAAGTAGATGTGTTTAGATGGGAACAATGGTAGGACAGAGTTTATTATTGTGTAGAGATTAGTTGAACATTAATTTTGAACCAAATGAGAAAGAACAGAAAAAGCAAATCATTGTTATGCTAAAATTTTGGCACTGTTAGTTGTCGTAAATATATAGATTAAGGGAATGGAAATGAAAACAAACCAACTCAGTTAGATATGACCATGGTTCTCATAGGTTTTTATTAAGCTGTAAGTTAAAGGCATATGATATTAGTGTAATAAATTTTGGAGCAAGAAATGAGAATGACAAATAAGTGCTATAATGAGCAAGATTACGTGGCTACTAAAATTTTGGACCGAAAGAAATATAGAATGCAGGTAAAGAAAATGGTCCATCTTGAATACACCATATGTAGTGGATGATAAATTAAGAAAGTAGGaaaggaaaaatgaaatggTATGAACTATATGCTGAATGATGACAGAATTGAATCCATTTGATTCTTAGCTTGTGATCATCGGTCCAGTTAATTACCACGCACCTTAAGGTTTGCTCCATAAATGTTCCTTGCAAGCAATAGAGATGGAGTGGTCTCTTTTTCCAAAGACTGCACGTGCGGTTCTTTCTCAGCAGCAAATGCATGCACCATTATTTTGTCCTGATTGAATAGCTGATAagaaagcaaaaataaaaaaaggaaaagaattgGTAAAACGGTTGGTATAGTACTCGCAGAGAGAATATGGTTCATTTTGAACAACGTATATGCAGTGGATGACACAATTTGATCACAAATTTTGCAGGACATCTTTAAAAACTATGTTTGGAGAATAGTTGTTtacattattttcttcatctggaATCAAAATTTTGAGACCTTCTTTTAATGTAACTCTAGATAACGCCACATAAGTGAAAACAGGTTCTGGAAGGTATAAACCAACTTGTTTCAAAGATTGTCCTTGGCTCTTGTTAATAGTCATTGCATAACATGGTCTAATTGGGAATTGACgccttttaaaaataaaatgccACTTATTTTTTGTTGCTGTAAGAGTGATCCTCGGAATAAATACTTTGTGGCCATTATTGTTTCCAACAAGTATTTTAGCTTCTATAATTCTGCTAAATAACTGAGTGACAACTAATCTAGTTCCATTACACAAACCCAAAGATTGATTTAAATTTTGTAACAGCATAATTGACATTCCTATCTTCAAAATTAGGTTATGTGTAGGTAAACCATTGAAATCCAATTTATTCAAAAATTCAACAGGATATAATGTTcccaaattttcaatatttCTATTTGAAGAACACAAAGAATCATAGCTTAGAAACACATGTTGTTCACCAGGTAACAAATCTATAACATAATTGTTTATATCTGTAATAGTTGTGTTTCGAGGTGTTATAATAGCACGTTCTCTCAAATAggcaaaattttcaaaacaattttcaaaatcAGGATAAGTTGCAAGAAAAATTGATAAAAACAGATTTCCAAAAGAGTGAACTATCTAATCTTTAGGTATTTCAATCAAAGATGTGTCCTTATCATCTAAACTACTTTCAACAATTTTTCCATCACCTATTTGTAAAATCCAATTTGCaaaatcatttatttttatcttttcatCAATGCTTAATCCATTTTTTGATAATCTCATGTTTTCTTttagataaaatattttaaaatgcaACCACAAATAAGAACTATTCAAAGAAGCATTtattatagggaactttaacaaaaagtttccggtactgttcactttaacgaaaaaccacatttttacactaaaaagtcaatcatggtactattcactttatcctttattttgtcattgcaaagttataccgggagagagcttgactaatcaacatcgcttgttggtgatggatgtacatatcaaaagagtgaggaaaaaaaacaagacttggaagtgcccaaggactagatggtggaatctaaaaggagaaaaacaagccattttcaaagagaaagtaatcacccagtgtgggtgggatagagagggggaagctagccaaaggtgggattccatggctagttgtatccgaaaagtagcaaaagaggtattaggagagtccaagggctttgctccacatcaaaaggaatcttggtggtggaatgaggaggtacaaacaaaggtgaaggctaagaaggaatgttgtaaagccttatacaaggacatgaccgatgaaaatggtgaaaggtatagaagagcaaagcaagaggcgaagaaagctgtgagagaaactaaattagcggcttatgacgacatGTATAAgagactagataccaaagaatgagagttggatatctataaactagctagagtaagggaaaagaagataaaggacctaaaccaagtgaggtgcatcaaggatgaggatggaaatgttcttgctacagagaatgcggtcaaagacagatggagtggttattttcataatcttttcaatgaaggacatgaaagaagtacttctttaggggagttaagtaactcagaagagtgtagaaactactcattttatcgtcgaatcaggaaggaagaagtggttgtagctttgaagaagatgaagcatagaaaagcagtgggcccagacgatataccgatcgaagtatGGAAACTCTTGGGAGAGATAGGTATAgtatggctcactgaccttttcaataggattttgaaaacgaagaagatgccaaatgagtggtgaAAGAGCACtgtggtgcctatctacaaaaataagggcgacgtacaaaattgcatgaactataaggatattaagctaatgagtcatacaatgaagctctgggagagagtcattgagcatagattgaggtaAGAGACAcgagtttcggacaaccaattcaggttcatgccagggcgctcaatcatggaggcaatctatctcttacgaagattgatggaaagatatagagatgggaaaaaggatttacacatggtctttatagatttggaaaaagtgtatgatagggtcccaagagacattctttggaggattttagagaagaaaggagtacgagtagcatatatccaagctataaaggatatgtatgaaggagcaaagactgccgtaagaactcatgaaggacaaaccgaaagctttcccataactgtaggattacatcaaggctcatccttaagtcattacctttttgcgttggtaatggatgagttaacaggacatattcaagatgatattccttggtgtatgcttttcgcagacgatatagtattgatagatgaaactcaggaagaggtaaatgcgaagcttaacctttggaaagaagtgttggaatctaaaggtcttcgcctaagccaatcaaagacagaatatatggagtgcaagttcagtgcaaatggaggccaaaatgagttaggggtgaggatcggagatcaggaaataccaaagagcgatcgttttcgctacttaggatctatattgcaaaagaacggagaattagatggagatctcaaccatagaatacaagctggatggatgaagtggaagagtgcatccggcgtgttgtgtgaccaccgtatgccactgaagctcaagggaaaattttataggacggcaataaggccggcgatgctgtatggcacaaaatgttggacggtgaagcatcaacacgtacacaaaatgggtgtaacggagatgaggatgcttcgttggatgtgtgggcacacgagaaaggataagattaggaataaggatatccgaggtaaagtaggagtagccgaaattgtaggaaaattgagagaaaatcggttacggtggtttggacatgtgcaaagaaggcctactaacgctccggttagaagatgcgactacgggacagaggttcaaggccgaagaggtagaggaagacctaggaaaactttggaagagactctaagaaaagacttagagtattgGGATCTAACAgatgacatgacacaggaccgagcacaatggcgttctaagattcatatagccgaccctactcagtgaagaaggttttggtgtatttaacataatacgttgaaatgaagcaagcttatttattgatatctccgataagttacaaatatgtacatatacatgagtcaaaataatcaaacaagagggagccttcacaaaggttgcttaggagaagtctcaacagtcggtagagccttagaaagagaaggcaccggagagggatcattcgaagcctcagtactggacagaaccctagaaggaggaggcatcagaggttgatcatttggagcttcattacgcgatacaACCTCAggagacgaaggcaataaatgcctttggaacaaactcacaaaccgctgatgattaagtaaaacctcatcatcagattccttcatctggtcaagcttcctcttcatgtttgtagcatagtcatgtgtgaaccagtgcaactatttattctcatgcttgagccctctaatttcctgtttgagactcatcacttcagccgccaatgattcaacttggcgggttcgagcaaataggcgttgggccatattagacacagaacctgcacgctgaacacttagagccagagaatccttaacagccaactcatcagaccgtttggaaagtagtctgttatctttgggagtgagaaggttcctggccaccactgcagcagtcatatcattcttcatcacgaaatcctcaacggtaagaggaccagtaggggataagaaggatgggcgccatatgttgtctggacaAGGCGTGGCttcctcttcaacaaggttcaagtcaaaacgacggtcggaagggccagacattttcaaaggtgttgaagagagaagaggtcggacaaatcaagatcttagaattGCAATAAGGGAGCTTCTACAggtgaagattcaagtgtgctttggaacttaatgccagcctctataaaaatctgcacttgacggagcttcagaaatcgaataggcgtctgcccagaaatcgaagaggcgtttgctttctcaaaagctgggctgcttagagaccacgagggccgatctcagaaatcgaagaggcgtttgctttctcaaaagctgggctgctcaaagaccacgaaggctaatctcagaaatcgaagaggcgcttgctttctcaaaacctaggctgctcagagactACGAGaaccgatctcagaaatcgaagaggcacctgcttttttcagccttgtcagaacctgtcacatgcacactcagctttgctgaaattacgggcattctgttgaagatttctggtgaagtagaaagcacgtgaatcttactgttcaatcatccactttccacacgcaccatcagctcatgggtaccacagataactttgccaaagatctttgacaaagtttagacacatgaagcttgcagcttccactacatcgctatgaccaagaagggtaaaagaattgcaaagaaacagcattaacaaagtttagacacataaattttgaaggtctaactaccatattattacccacaagggtaaaggaacagcaccactcctggataattggaaagtccctgtgtgtcatcCTCTGTACTCCGTgccaaggtagactagcaaacatgcccaacctttactcacattctagaaaacactcccaacaagattgcttgctccaaaatcgaagaggcaccgtcctccgaatctcaagagccagactcccaatatgattactttctcaaaaataaaaaagacatcgctctccgaatctcgagagccagactcccagcaggattgctctctcaaaaatagaaaaggcaccgttctccgaatctcgagagccagttccccgacaggattgcttgtacgaaaaccgaagaggcaccgatttctcaacttcgagagccagatctcattggataaagtttgtctgtaatcttcacacgcaacatcagctttccagataccacagaccactttttcaaagtgctctgacacacgtgaagctggcagctcccactaccgtgctatgaccaagcagggtaaaggaatagcattactacttgttgttagggaaactcctatatacgttgacctccatcctcaacggacaggcaaacctgcaaaaatgctcaacccttcctcatatctgagatggcactcccaacgaagcctctcgaaatactcagctttctttccccccgataatacctttgcaaacaagctacaccagagcaagaatatctcatatcatcagggttaaaagcaagagtatcccatatcatgctttttccctatcttttcctttggccttgttcttacctgcaagacaaggagaaagagagtaatcagtcagcacttggaatcaagctcctagtcaggaactgactgcctggaaccccttacctgattacttacctggcattgctctcgagtactcatcttcaacatcttatgcttctagagaagataccacatctgcctgatgaacagatagggaaagtgagaaggatacaagaaagcatgtggagacaagcgtaacagaacacatgccgatacatccactactttgtcaatagcaaaagtatcccatatcagcagggtcgaacgtactctagatttgatggacttgttttgaccctcaaattcttcagtcggccttatactctggaggaaaccagaaaatcctttagcccagttcaagaataagcttgtggaaagttacttcttcaaaagcaaaagtatctcatatcatgtattctccttttcttctctttatcattcatgctgcctgcaagatagggagaatgagaacaatcagccggaactcgaaatcaaacttctgatctgggactaattgcttggagctctgattgcttaccttgtttgtcacctctttcagcagatcccctagctcggcgacttgggggactcctactacatggtttgtatcgcgcttgaccaagcctcaaactacaagtaagcttcaagtgaaattgatacattaccttgtgcatctccaccagttaaagataccacccctggatggagtaagagtacttccagagaagatgtcacatttacctatgagacagatacggcaagtgaagacgagagcttgaacctatgtcatttgtactaaatcattcacttgtactcactaaagaagagcttgaacctatgtacttgtgtaaacccttcacaattaatgagaactcatctactccgtagacgtagccaatctgggtgaaccacgtacatcttgtgtttgctttcctatctctatccatttacatacttatccacactaatgaccagagcaatctagtgaagatcacaaacttaatactttctgttgtaccaaagtcctcactgattttgtgcatcaacaatccttaagtccttacctttttgcgttggtaatggatgaattaacaggacatattcaagatgatattccttggtgtatgcttttcgcaaacgatatagtgttgatagatgaaactcatgaggggtaaatgcgaagctcaACCTttagagagaagtgttggaatctaaaggtcttcgcctaagccgatcaaagacagaatatatggagtgcaagttcaatgcaaatggaggccaaaattaGTTAGGgatgaggatcggagatcagaaaataccaaagagcgaccgttttcgctacctaggatctatctggcaaaagaacggagaattagatggagatctcaaccatagaatacaagctggatggatgaagtggaatagtgcatccgacgtgttgtgtgaccgtcgtaggccactaaagctcaaggaaaatttttataggacggcaataaagccgacgatgctgtatggcacagaatgttggacggtgaagcatcaacacgtacacaaaatgggtttggacatgtgcaaataaGGCTTATTGACGTTCCGGTTCGAatatgtgactacgggatagaggttcagagccgaaggggtagaggaagacctaggaaaactttgaaagagaccctaagaaaagacttagagtacttggatctaatggaggacatgacacaaaatcgagcgcaatggccttctaggattcatatagccgaccccacttagtgggaaaaggctttgttgttgttgttgttgttgtatcgttaaaactcaaagttttcaaacatttttcattagttttccttttattatatCCTCTTTGCTTCCTCCGAGTATAACAGGTAATATTAGCCGAAAAACACCACCTAATAAAAGAGGTTTACCACCAAAAGAAACATTACTTTCTAAACCATTTAAATGGGACATAATATCTGAAAGAGATTTATCTAATGCCTCAAAACAATGTTTGTGATTCATAGGTGCTTCATCCCATATAATTagatctgttttttttttcaattaatgtAGCAAGAtgagttttcttttttattgcaCAAATTGAAGAATCAGTAAGGACCAAAGAAATTTTAAACCTGGAATGCGCTGTTCTACCAGCTGGTAATAACAATGAAGCTATTCCTAATGATGTCACGGCTAAAACAATTTTTCTCTCAGATCTAAGCTTACTTATAATAGCATCCCATAAGAAAGTTTTTCCAGTGCCTCCATGACCGTAAACGAAAAAATAgaccacctttttttttatctacAACATCTATAACAGAATCATATATAAATTTTTGACCTTCATTAAGTTGCAATTTTAAAAATGTGTGTTTTTTTTGACAATTCTTcacaatcataatttaattcttctcttaaaagtttatttttaatttccaacaTTTTTGTTGCATCATGCATTGGTAAATGATATTTGGCCAAAGAACCTGATGCATTATTAAAAAGTAATTCTAACTCAAACAATACagaattttttaattcatcCTGTGGTATGATCATAT is from Malus sylvestris chromosome 5, drMalSylv7.2, whole genome shotgun sequence and encodes:
- the LOC126622804 gene encoding uncharacterized protein LOC126622804, which gives rise to MTINKSQGQSLKQVGLYLPEPVFTYVALSRVTLKEGLKILIPDEENNLFNQDKIMVHAFAAEKEPHVQSLEKETTPSLLLARNIYGANLKHTILFLFCIFALHALKPFPAQLINLTFASTCDAALIFSAINSEAFQLAKFATWLKYAKCNPQTSFLTFIKICACLLSTKLAYISFYTIFSCFLYIFTSSSFNTHSNAHTLLLVSSIYIILLVAFVSSQVLHHLHMRSVYGQVIMGGL